One part of the Luteibacter yeojuensis genome encodes these proteins:
- a CDS encoding ABC transporter substrate-binding protein, with the protein MRPYRHIASATLLLAIGGLAHAGTVTVYSALESDEIATYLDAAKKALPGIDIRVLRLSSGDLAARLLAESAQPRNDAIWGMAVTDMLDPRIAGLLAPVHGTNIDRMPAAFRDADGRWFAPTGFLAALCVNREALAGQGLPMPRHWQDLTSPAYRGQIAMPDPSSSGTGYMLISSLSEAGRDKAGMDTVLGIARNVGQMTLSGSAPCKLARIGEFPIGISFAFSAMQSIRQGYPVTMVIPEGPKGYELEASALMKGSPHAGDAQRFLDWTASPAAAALYRGYKEIVAAPGSVPSEEQQREGLPADLVATLPARDFATAARERAALIARYKRLTR; encoded by the coding sequence ATGCGTCCCTATCGACACATTGCAAGCGCGACCCTGCTGCTGGCCATCGGCGGCCTGGCCCATGCAGGCACCGTCACGGTGTATTCGGCGCTGGAGAGCGACGAGATCGCGACGTACCTGGACGCGGCGAAGAAGGCCCTCCCAGGCATCGACATCCGCGTGCTCCGTCTCTCCAGCGGCGACCTCGCCGCCCGCCTGCTCGCCGAGTCGGCGCAACCGCGCAACGACGCGATCTGGGGCATGGCGGTGACCGACATGCTCGACCCGCGCATTGCCGGCCTGCTCGCGCCCGTGCACGGGACGAACATCGATCGCATGCCCGCGGCGTTCCGCGACGCCGACGGGCGCTGGTTCGCCCCGACCGGGTTCCTCGCCGCGCTGTGCGTGAATCGGGAGGCGCTGGCCGGGCAAGGCCTGCCGATGCCGCGACACTGGCAAGACCTGACCTCGCCGGCGTACCGCGGCCAGATCGCGATGCCCGACCCCTCGTCGTCCGGCACCGGCTACATGCTGATCTCGTCGCTTTCCGAGGCGGGACGCGACAAGGCAGGCATGGACACGGTCCTCGGCATCGCGCGCAATGTCGGACAGATGACGCTGTCCGGATCGGCGCCGTGCAAGCTCGCGCGCATCGGCGAATTTCCCATCGGCATTTCCTTCGCCTTCTCGGCCATGCAGTCGATCCGGCAAGGCTACCCGGTGACGATGGTGATACCGGAAGGCCCGAAGGGTTACGAACTCGAGGCGTCGGCGCTGATGAAGGGGTCCCCGCACGCCGGGGACGCCCAACGGTTCCTGGACTGGACCGCGTCGCCCGCGGCGGCGGCGCTGTACCGCGGCTACAAGGAAATCGTCGCCGCGCCCGGCAGCGTGCCGAGCGAGGAACAGCAACGGGAAGGGCTGCCCGCCGACCTCGTCGCGACGCTGCCCGCGCGCGACTTCGCCACGGCCGCGCGCGAACGCGCGGCGCTCATCGCCAGGTACAAGCGGCTGACGCGCTAG
- the hisN gene encoding histidinol-phosphatase produces MESLSAAERKQFEAFATGIADNARALSLPRFRRPVDVTLKGDMSPVTAVDRGVESMLRERIEMAWPMHGLLGEEYGATRVDAEFVWSIDPIDGTRSFISGWPLWGTLIALLHRGRPVLGVLDMPALDERWIGHKGAGTTMNGAPCRTSACDRLAAATIYTTTPDMFTPDEWARFDRTSREAYARRFGGDCYGYGMLASGHIDAVIEANLMPYDYLAIAPVVEAAGGVMTDWEGRPLGLESGARVVAAATPALHAALIESLARS; encoded by the coding sequence ATGGAATCGTTGTCCGCCGCCGAGCGGAAGCAGTTCGAAGCCTTCGCCACCGGTATCGCCGACAATGCGCGCGCCTTGTCGCTGCCGCGCTTCCGGCGCCCGGTGGACGTCACGCTCAAGGGCGACATGAGTCCGGTGACGGCCGTGGACCGCGGCGTGGAATCGATGCTGCGCGAACGCATCGAGATGGCATGGCCCATGCATGGCCTGCTTGGCGAGGAATACGGCGCGACACGCGTGGACGCGGAATTCGTGTGGTCGATCGATCCCATCGACGGCACGCGCAGCTTCATTTCCGGCTGGCCCCTGTGGGGCACGTTGATCGCGCTGCTGCATCGCGGACGCCCTGTGCTGGGCGTGCTCGACATGCCCGCGCTCGACGAGCGCTGGATCGGCCACAAGGGCGCCGGCACGACGATGAACGGTGCGCCTTGCCGTACCAGCGCATGCGATCGCCTCGCCGCGGCGACGATCTATACCACTACGCCCGACATGTTCACGCCGGACGAGTGGGCGCGTTTCGACCGTACCAGCCGCGAGGCCTACGCACGCCGTTTCGGTGGCGACTGTTATGGTTACGGCATGCTCGCCTCGGGTCACATCGATGCCGTCATCGAGGCCAACCTCATGCCGTACGACTATCTCGCCATCGCGCCGGTCGTGGAGGCCGCGGGCGGCGTCATGACCGACTGGGAAGGGCGGCCCCTCGGCCTCGAAAGCGGCGCGCGCGTCGTCGCGGCCGCGACGCCCGCACTGCACGCGGCGTTGATCGAATCGCTCGCCAGGAGCTGA
- a CDS encoding phosphocholine-specific phospholipase C, with amino-acid sequence MFSRDRRRFLHAAGATVAASLVAQGFPAAIASALATPPDRRTGTIADVGHVVVLMQENRSFDHYFGSLRGVRGFADPRVLELGNGDPVWRQPVSAARTKFWKSRGVGDDVAWVYPFHLDTHASGDHHEGTDHGWSSGHGAWNLGRNDRWIEQKQDVLTMAYLRRDDAAFHYALADAFTVCDAYHASALADTAINRIYLWSGTSDPSGRLGTKDNGPGSEERPETNGYTWTTYPERLEKAGISWRVYQGGTGEPGSPTDNYTDNSLEFFATYQVKEGADPAGPLVRNGVSTHTLRDLRRDVLHDRLPQVTWIVAPYKYSEHPKASPADGAFYIREVIEALTANPKVWSRTVLFLNYDENDGFFDHVVPPAPPLTSGEDGEGMVSQDLAPSLPDEIVDLDRHPRIMAPVVPDSDPGGLQPIGLGNRVPMIVISPWTRGGWVCSETFDHTSVLRFLEKRFGVEEPNISAWRRSVCGDLTSAFDFSGKTDIAMPKPGVPPGSKGKTPILVPREQAMPRQEPGTRPARPLGYAWSIRHRLANGASHIAFDNSGKLGVAFLVYDGLHRETPPRRYAVSAGDRIEDRWRLAEAGDGYDRRIHGPHGYFCALRGFADDPVEAEVQGIPSQRRIRLVLNNRGPKDITCRIANAYGDEPVRHIDIPAHGGEEVLVDLAGSAGWYDVTVTTPDAPRYLRRFAGHHEDGKPSTSDPGVSPRSS; translated from the coding sequence ATGTTCTCCCGTGACCGCCGCCGTTTCCTGCATGCCGCCGGCGCCACCGTCGCCGCTTCGCTCGTCGCGCAAGGCTTTCCGGCGGCGATCGCGTCGGCGCTGGCGACACCGCCGGATCGCCGCACCGGCACGATTGCCGATGTCGGGCACGTGGTGGTGCTCATGCAGGAGAACCGCTCGTTCGACCACTATTTCGGCAGCCTTCGCGGCGTACGCGGCTTTGCCGATCCGCGCGTCCTCGAGCTTGGCAACGGCGACCCGGTATGGCGCCAGCCCGTGAGCGCGGCGCGTACGAAGTTCTGGAAGTCCCGCGGCGTCGGCGACGACGTCGCCTGGGTGTATCCGTTCCACCTGGACACGCATGCGTCCGGCGACCACCACGAAGGTACCGATCACGGCTGGAGCAGCGGCCACGGCGCATGGAACCTTGGCCGCAACGATCGCTGGATCGAGCAGAAGCAGGACGTGCTCACCATGGCCTACCTGCGCCGCGACGATGCCGCGTTCCATTACGCGCTGGCCGATGCGTTCACCGTCTGCGACGCGTACCACGCCTCCGCGCTGGCGGACACGGCGATCAACCGCATCTACCTGTGGAGCGGCACGTCCGACCCGTCCGGCAGGCTCGGCACGAAGGACAATGGCCCCGGCAGCGAGGAACGGCCCGAGACCAACGGCTATACGTGGACGACCTATCCCGAGCGCCTGGAGAAGGCCGGCATCAGCTGGCGCGTGTACCAGGGTGGCACCGGCGAGCCAGGGTCGCCCACCGATAACTACACGGACAACTCGCTCGAATTCTTCGCGACATACCAGGTGAAGGAAGGCGCCGATCCGGCCGGCCCGCTCGTGCGCAACGGCGTGTCCACGCACACGCTGCGCGACCTGCGCAGGGATGTCCTTCACGACAGGCTGCCGCAGGTCACGTGGATCGTCGCTCCCTACAAATACAGCGAGCATCCCAAGGCGTCGCCCGCCGATGGTGCCTTCTACATCCGCGAAGTCATCGAAGCCCTCACGGCGAATCCAAAGGTATGGAGCCGCACCGTCCTGTTCCTCAACTACGACGAGAACGACGGTTTCTTCGACCACGTGGTGCCTCCGGCGCCGCCGCTGACCAGCGGAGAGGACGGCGAGGGCATGGTTTCGCAAGATCTCGCCCCCAGCCTGCCCGATGAGATCGTCGACCTCGATCGGCACCCGCGCATCATGGCACCGGTCGTACCCGACAGCGATCCCGGCGGGCTTCAGCCGATAGGGCTGGGCAACCGCGTGCCCATGATCGTGATTTCGCCGTGGACGCGCGGCGGCTGGGTCTGCTCGGAAACCTTCGACCACACCTCGGTGCTGCGCTTCCTCGAAAAGCGTTTCGGCGTCGAAGAGCCGAACATCAGCGCATGGCGCCGCTCCGTGTGTGGCGACCTCACCAGCGCATTCGATTTCTCCGGCAAGACGGACATCGCGATGCCGAAACCCGGCGTGCCCCCCGGTTCGAAGGGCAAGACGCCCATCCTCGTCCCGCGCGAGCAGGCGATGCCCCGGCAGGAGCCGGGCACCCGACCGGCTCGCCCGTTGGGCTACGCATGGTCGATCCGGCACCGGCTTGCCAACGGCGCCAGTCACATCGCCTTCGACAATTCAGGCAAGCTCGGCGTCGCCTTCCTCGTCTACGACGGCCTCCACCGCGAAACGCCGCCGCGCCGCTACGCGGTATCGGCTGGCGATCGCATTGAGGATCGCTGGCGGCTGGCCGAGGCGGGCGACGGGTACGACCGTCGCATCCACGGACCCCATGGCTATTTCTGCGCTTTGCGCGGTTTTGCCGACGATCCGGTCGAGGCGGAGGTGCAGGGTATCCCGTCCCAACGTCGAATCAGGCTCGTGTTGAACAACCGCGGGCCGAAAGACATAACGTGCCGCATAGCGAATGCCTATGGCGACGAACCGGTGCGGCACATCGACATCCCCGCGCATGGCGGCGAAGAAGTCCTAGTCGACCTCGCCGGGAGCGCAGGGTGGTACGACGTTACCGTGACCACGCCGGACGCTCCCCGTTACCTGCGCCGCTTCGCTGGCCACCACGAGGACGGCAAGCCGTCGACGAGCGATCCCGGCGTCTCCCCTCGGTCGTCGTAG
- the prmB gene encoding 50S ribosomal protein L3 N(5)-glutamine methyltransferase, translated as MTSELSSIIDFIRYGASRFSAAGLTFGHSHDNPIDEATHLVLAALHLPPDLPPAYGAGKLVAAEREAVLALIERRIFERVPVAYLVGETWFAGLKFKSDRRALVPRSPIAELIESRFTPWLDDRRVERALDLCTGSGCIGIAMAEYNPDWQVDLVDVSDDALSLANENIAYQHVEDRVRALKSDLFEGVRGEVYDLIVSNPPYVTNDEYAAMPAEYSHEPVLGLTSGDDGLDITLRILDEAADHLSEDGLLIVEVGDSEHALVDLLPRVPFVWLEFKVGPMGIFALERRDLVEHAADISAVRAART; from the coding sequence GTGACCAGCGAACTGTCCTCCATCATCGATTTCATCCGCTATGGCGCGAGCCGCTTCTCGGCCGCCGGCCTCACGTTCGGGCATAGCCACGACAATCCGATCGACGAGGCCACCCACCTGGTCCTGGCCGCGTTGCACCTGCCGCCGGACCTGCCGCCCGCCTACGGCGCCGGCAAACTCGTGGCTGCCGAGCGGGAGGCCGTGCTCGCGCTGATCGAGAGGCGCATCTTCGAGCGCGTGCCCGTGGCCTACCTCGTGGGCGAAACCTGGTTTGCCGGGCTCAAGTTCAAGAGCGACCGTCGGGCGCTCGTGCCGCGGTCGCCCATCGCCGAACTCATCGAGAGCCGCTTCACCCCCTGGCTGGACGACCGCCGGGTGGAGCGTGCCCTCGACCTGTGCACCGGGTCAGGGTGCATCGGCATCGCCATGGCCGAATACAACCCGGACTGGCAGGTCGACCTCGTCGACGTCAGCGACGACGCGCTGTCGCTGGCGAACGAGAACATCGCGTACCAGCATGTGGAAGACCGCGTGCGGGCGCTCAAGTCCGACCTCTTCGAGGGGGTGCGAGGCGAGGTCTACGACCTCATCGTCTCCAATCCGCCTTACGTCACCAACGACGAATACGCGGCCATGCCGGCCGAATACAGCCACGAACCCGTCCTCGGCCTGACATCCGGGGATGATGGACTGGATATCACGTTGCGCATCCTCGACGAGGCGGCCGACCATCTCAGCGAGGACGGCCTGCTCATCGTCGAAGTGGGCGACAGCGAGCACGCCCTGGTGGACCTGCTGCCGCGCGTGCCGTTCGTCTGGCTGGAGTTCAAGGTGGGCCCGATGGGCATCTTCGCGCTGGAGCGGCGCGACCTCGTCGAGCACGCCGCGGACATCTCGGCCGTACGCGCCGCCAGAACCTGA
- the aroC gene encoding chorismate synthase — translation MSSNTFGKLLSVTTFGESHGPAIGCVVDGCPPGLPLEAGEFRADLERRATGRSRHTSQRREADEVEILSGVYEGVTTGTPIALLIRNTDARSKDYGNILDTFRPGHADYTYWQKYGVRDPRGGGRSSARETTMRVAAGVIAKKWLTRRHGVTVSGHVAQIGEIVPRGFDADAIEANPFFWPDAGQVPELESYMDALRKSGDSVGAKVTVVANGVPAGWGEPIYGKLDGELAAAMMSINAVKGVEIGDGFAAVAQRGTQHRDEMTASGFLSNHAGGILGGIASGQPVVVSMAFKPTSSILVPGRSIDRAGEPTEVVTKGRHDPCVGIRAVPIAEAMLALVLMDQALRHRAQCGDVGDVSPRIPGRFEG, via the coding sequence GTGTCCTCCAATACGTTCGGCAAGCTCCTCTCCGTCACCACCTTCGGCGAAAGCCACGGCCCGGCGATCGGGTGCGTGGTGGACGGCTGCCCACCTGGCCTGCCGCTCGAGGCCGGCGAATTCCGAGCCGATCTCGAGCGCCGCGCCACCGGACGTTCGCGGCATACCTCGCAGCGCCGCGAGGCGGACGAGGTCGAGATCCTGTCGGGCGTATACGAGGGCGTGACCACGGGTACGCCGATCGCCCTGCTGATCCGCAACACCGATGCGCGCTCGAAGGATTACGGCAACATCCTCGATACCTTCCGCCCCGGACACGCCGACTACACCTATTGGCAGAAATACGGTGTCCGCGACCCACGCGGCGGCGGCCGCTCCTCCGCCCGCGAAACCACGATGCGTGTCGCGGCCGGCGTGATCGCGAAGAAATGGCTCACCCGGCGCCATGGCGTGACCGTGAGCGGCCACGTTGCCCAGATCGGCGAGATCGTGCCGCGGGGCTTCGACGCCGACGCGATCGAAGCGAATCCGTTCTTCTGGCCGGACGCCGGTCAGGTGCCCGAACTCGAGTCCTATATGGACGCGTTGCGCAAGTCGGGCGACTCGGTCGGTGCGAAGGTCACCGTCGTGGCGAACGGCGTCCCGGCCGGCTGGGGCGAACCCATCTACGGCAAGCTCGACGGCGAACTGGCCGCGGCCATGATGTCGATCAACGCCGTGAAGGGGGTCGAGATCGGCGACGGTTTCGCCGCGGTGGCGCAACGCGGCACGCAGCATCGCGACGAGATGACCGCCTCGGGTTTCCTTTCCAACCACGCGGGCGGCATCCTCGGCGGCATCGCCTCGGGCCAGCCGGTGGTGGTGTCGATGGCCTTCAAGCCCACCTCGAGCATCCTCGTCCCCGGGCGCAGTATCGACCGGGCAGGGGAACCCACCGAGGTGGTGACGAAGGGCCGCCACGATCCCTGCGTGGGCATCCGCGCCGTGCCCATCGCCGAGGCCATGCTGGCCCTCGTGCTGATGGACCAGGCCTTGCGCCATCGCGCCCAGTGCGGCGACGTGGGCGACGTGTCGCCGCGCATCCCGGGCAGGTTCGAAGGGTGA
- a CDS encoding 2-hydroxyacid dehydrogenase translates to MSKPKVWISRPFFPDIVDRLRPYFEVCAETEDRKHSADELAVCLADADAAIIGLVERIDAATIAGAPRLRFVANLGVGHNNLDLDALSAAGIGASNTPDVLNETVADYAWALMLAAARRVGAAERWLRAGHWQGFRFEGWLGADVHGKTIGILGMGRIGQAIARRASGFRSKVLYHNRSRLDPRIEHDCGATYVDKATLLAESDHLILVLPFTAQNRHAIGAAELAAMKPTATLVNIARGGIVDEAALARALADGVIAAAALDVFEGEPAIHPDLLKLENIVLSPHIASASRDTRRDMAALAVDNVLAAFGHGPHAGRPPTILNPGVLADASRPVFPNA, encoded by the coding sequence ATGAGCAAGCCGAAGGTCTGGATTTCCCGTCCGTTCTTCCCGGACATCGTCGACCGCCTGCGTCCTTATTTCGAGGTGTGCGCCGAGACCGAGGACCGGAAGCATTCCGCGGACGAACTCGCCGTCTGCCTCGCGGATGCCGACGCGGCGATCATCGGCCTCGTCGAGCGCATCGACGCCGCCACGATCGCCGGCGCGCCACGCCTGCGCTTCGTCGCCAACCTGGGCGTGGGACACAACAACCTCGACCTGGATGCGCTGAGCGCGGCCGGCATCGGCGCGTCCAACACCCCCGACGTGCTCAACGAGACCGTCGCCGACTACGCCTGGGCGCTGATGCTCGCCGCCGCGCGCCGTGTCGGCGCAGCGGAGCGCTGGCTCCGCGCGGGCCATTGGCAAGGTTTCCGCTTCGAAGGCTGGCTGGGCGCCGATGTGCACGGCAAGACCATCGGCATTCTGGGCATGGGCCGCATTGGCCAGGCCATCGCCCGACGGGCATCCGGATTCCGCTCGAAGGTGCTCTACCACAACCGCTCGCGGCTGGATCCGCGGATCGAGCACGACTGCGGCGCCACCTATGTGGACAAGGCGACGCTGCTTGCCGAGTCGGACCACCTGATCCTGGTGCTGCCGTTCACCGCGCAGAACCGCCACGCCATCGGCGCCGCCGAACTGGCGGCGATGAAGCCGACCGCCACGCTGGTGAACATCGCCCGGGGCGGCATCGTGGACGAGGCGGCGCTGGCCCGCGCCCTGGCCGACGGCGTCATCGCCGCGGCTGCGCTCGACGTGTTCGAAGGCGAGCCGGCGATTCATCCGGATCTCCTGAAACTCGAAAATATCGTGCTGAGTCCGCACATCGCCAGCGCAAGTCGCGACACACGTCGCGATATGGCGGCGCTGGCTGTGGACAATGTGCTGGCGGCGTTCGGGCATGGTCCTCACGCCGGCCGGCCACCCACGATCCTCAACCCGGGTGTGCTGGCCGACGCCAGCCGACCTGTTTTTCCCAACGCCTGA
- a CDS encoding aspartate-semialdehyde dehydrogenase, whose translation MSKKTSYKVAMVGATGAVGETLLSILAERDFPVSELVPLASERSAGGTVDFNGKPYVVQDLATYDFDGVDIAFFSAGGSVSREHAPRAAAAGAVVIDNTSEFRYQDDIPLVVSEVNPHAIAEYTVRGIIANPNCSTMQMLVALAPIHREVGIERINVATYQSVSGAGRSGMEELGRQTAQMLNFQEVETAKFPKQIAFNVIPHIDEFQANGYTKEEMKMVWETRKILEDPSIQVNPTAVRVPVFYGHAEAVHIETRDKITAERARELLEEAPGVVVQDERKAGGYPTPVGDAAGKDPVFVGRIREDISHERGLDLWIVADNIRKGAALNAVQIAEILIEDYL comes from the coding sequence ATGAGCAAGAAGACGAGTTACAAGGTAGCCATGGTGGGGGCGACCGGCGCGGTCGGCGAAACCCTGCTGTCGATCCTCGCCGAACGGGATTTCCCCGTGAGCGAACTGGTGCCCCTGGCGAGCGAGCGTTCGGCGGGCGGTACGGTCGACTTCAATGGAAAACCTTACGTCGTCCAGGATCTCGCGACATACGACTTCGACGGCGTGGACATCGCCTTCTTCTCGGCCGGTGGCTCGGTGAGCCGCGAGCACGCGCCGCGAGCGGCGGCCGCGGGTGCCGTGGTGATCGACAACACGTCCGAGTTCCGCTACCAGGACGACATCCCCCTGGTGGTGTCCGAAGTGAATCCGCACGCCATCGCCGAATACACGGTACGCGGCATCATCGCCAACCCGAACTGCTCCACGATGCAGATGCTCGTGGCCCTGGCCCCGATCCACCGCGAGGTGGGGATCGAGCGGATCAACGTCGCCACCTACCAGTCGGTATCGGGCGCGGGACGCAGCGGCATGGAGGAGCTGGGCAGGCAGACGGCGCAGATGCTGAATTTCCAGGAAGTCGAGACGGCCAAGTTCCCGAAGCAGATCGCCTTCAACGTGATCCCGCACATCGACGAATTCCAGGCCAACGGCTACACCAAGGAAGAGATGAAGATGGTCTGGGAGACCCGGAAGATCCTCGAGGATCCCTCCATCCAGGTGAACCCGACCGCCGTTCGCGTGCCGGTGTTCTACGGCCACGCCGAGGCCGTGCACATCGAGACGCGCGACAAGATCACCGCCGAGCGCGCCCGCGAACTCCTCGAGGAGGCGCCGGGCGTGGTCGTGCAGGACGAGCGCAAGGCGGGCGGCTATCCCACGCCGGTGGGCGACGCCGCGGGCAAGGATCCGGTATTCGTCGGCCGCATCCGCGAGGACATCTCGCACGAGCGGGGCCTGGACCTGTGGATCGTCGCGGACAATATCCGCAAGGGTGCGGCGCTGAACGCCGTGCAGATCGCCGAGATCCTGATCGAGGACTACCTGTAA